gatgaaattcaatttttttatactaccagttctgtgggtgtggcttggtgggcgtggcaggggaaggatactgcaaaatctccattcccaccctgttaagttcgggaagtaacgaggctggagaccagggtagtgacaacagctctttaatatatggtgaacccagcaaccaggctggggaaaaacctctccttatatacagttctaccggcggctttaaccaatcagcaacgtgcttgtttcccgccaaaaccatttaaagatacattacctccttccccagaaaacactttacccatatttacattatatttacatattattttcaacataatcacgcaaatagactgggcgtctcctgactcttttggACCTCGCGAGTACattcctgggagtgggtcgagctgatcggaggctgtttgctcctctcagctctttctctaggccatccggccctggattattagtcgtccctgctgttttctactggaacctgtgggcgtcgctggacctccggaatttcagctaagtcctcatgagttctccgggtttgagtcagctgtggaatcaaacattgtgtagtcagggcccgtttctattGATTCAGATTGTTCAGCTATCGTTTcagtatttggtctatgtggcgctccaTACCGGCCGTCCCTTAATtctactaagtatgatttgggacctgttctgtttaggatttgtcctgctatccaggttgggccttcaccatagttgtgtgcccacactcggtcgcctatgtccatttctcttgtttttcctatttcccccttgtaaccctctggcgtATAATTTGGAtgtagacggtctagggggcacctgagctttcggcccattaacaattcggctgggcttctgccggttgtgacacagggggttctgtgttggactgccaggaaaatatctatttttgtttgccagtcgcctggcttaagtctggacaatgcctctttagcgctcggacggaacgctctgcaaaaccattcgtcagggtggaaaggcgccgagagcatgtcggatgccctcctctgccaagtattcttcaaattgggttgccgtgaattgtggacgttatcggacactagcgtgtcgggcaacccatgggttacaaataggtgccaggactgagatcacggcctcggctgtcatggatctcatgagaatgatttccagccatttggaataggcgtctactactaccaggaaggtttggccgtggaagggccggcaaaatcaatgtgtattctagaccagggccctggggtttctcccattcgaaccggggccgttggggtagcggtctggactcctggcaggcctggcatttccctaccctttcagcaatttctgagtccattaagggccaccacacatagcttctcgctaaacccttcatcctaacgatccctgggtgaccctcgtggaggtccaacacccttttcctcaatttttctgggatcaccactcatcccccatagcaggcaccccttgagccgacagttccccacgtttttacaaattcttaaaGCTcgcgccaccctcttgtacccaaccgagtacagttctcaaagtaatgtcggtatgatgcgagccacctccttagatgtgactgggccagagtccagagtcaattaacagtatgggcgtcccggtggggtcttcgatcgctcctggtagtgggcatcttaatcgtccgcatgccccacctcttttccggccgatgctgcagtagTTTGTAGAATAGGCAAGAAGATAGTCTCagtcgtggcgacagtgccacaggcgtgatcgccagccagtatccctaacagtggtctatgatctgtcacaatttcaaagtctctaccaaaacgtattcgtgaaacttttaccctgacacaatagctagcgcttccttatccagctggctatagttcctctctgtcgaggacatcgttctggagtagaaggctattggggcttctgtgccatttgaaacctgtggctgagcacagccccaccccgaagcataatggcaatgagctatgatactgaaccagtaagctatcgctcgagtaggtttttactgcttagcCCTAgattccgactttccccaagaccaaacagtattctttcccagtaacttatgtggcggctcgcaacggttgccttatttttaaaaagagtaaaattcactagacccaggaatgcctgtagctctgttttgttttgggcgctggagcctttcgtgcctgaccttgctttcagtggggtgaattcctccttgtctattctgtagcccaagaaatctcagattctacccctatctggcatttgttcactttaacctttagacggctgacggaaaatgcccagaacttttctcaacgctccccaattcttctaaattttcggctgataccaatacatcattgaATAGGGActacccgggagcccttgcagaagtcgctccattaaattttgaatagaccaggtgccacactcaccccaaactgtaacgggtgcatgaaagcacctctgtgagtcacaatgtctgggcttggctgtgttggcgtctggcagttgttgataggcttgagccaaatctaatttggcaaaaacgtgcccttgccccagcgagtgcagcaaatgttgcaccacggggaccgggtaagcgcttttttgcaaggctttgtttaacgttgccttgtagtcagcgcagattctaactgacccatctggtttcattggggtgacgattggcgtctcccactttgcgtgatcgactggcaccagaatcccctgactgatgagcttgtctatctccttgtcaatcttaggtttaagggcaaaagggactctccttgcctttaacctaatgggggctacttgggggtctaagttgaaggaaataggggttcccttgtacttgcccaggcagtccttgaagacatcttcgaactcgttcatgagtgtgtcttttaggttaaagtcacttctgtagatgccagtcactcccatgcccaatgcacggaaccagtctagtcccaacagacttggcagtgtCCCTTcaactatcgtgatgggcagggtcttcttgtgtggtccgtactcggccggacggaggtggtccctcgaacagggatgcgattcccttggtagtcgtgaactcgtagccttgtgtttgcagtttgcgtttggcgattttcggcaaagcttttgcaaaagtgtcccaggacatgattgtgatcgctgacccgtgtccacttctagtcggcacggcactccttgattTTGGTTTAGTGAAAATTTTCTTCTCTGCGGGTTgctgcggcctatgatcacggtcgctcgatttgattcgcgccttttgttttgaccaatcgcgggtcgccttgccgatccagcgctctgattggttggtttgaattttcggcgggaaggttggggtgcttgacagacttgagccaggtgcccttcttcacGCCGACATAtgtgcgtccttgaacttgcatcgttggcgctggtgttgccctccgcaacttccgcattcatcggtcttctttgcccttctctcggtgacaaactccttcctcatcctcgcgtCTGattggtctggatttcttcactatggaccgggttgatttgTTTGTCGCCCGTTGGGCGTGTGCTTTGCAGGGTTTccgcgcttgggtggacatctcatgagctctggcgtccagagcgtttgccagcgattaattgctttttgatagcagccgcctccatagcgcatgtctctgaccccacggatgagttgctcaacagctcctcatccaagtctcgtacccacagtccttggaggcttttcagcggccatgtaatcgctgatggattcgccctcttgctgtctcgctctccaaattcaaaagcgCCCGCACGTATTTGGgcgtgttggcgcgaaatggttcttcaatagattttgcagagtttgccacgataccgattgtacggcgttggctctgccaggcttcccgatgtcgatgacctcgggacgcagtggctcaggaaatatgccctttgcggttgtctggaactccttgcagttcgtttgcttctaggaagctttgaagcgggtcatgtcgttccccatttctcctggctgggtcaagcggtgcgggcggagtgtagctggccatctccagcgtttctgccctgagtcttcggagaaggtcggtataaatgcaaacaaaacaaaaaccaaaaaccccatgtcactttttaaaaatttattttgcatttatatcccgccttctccaaagactcagggcggcttacactatgtcaggcaatagtcttcatccatttgtatacaaagtcaacttattgccccaacaatctgggtcctcattttacctaccttataaaggatggaaggctgagtcaaccttgggcctggtgagactgcagtaattgcaggcagctgtgttaataaccgactgtcttagcagtctgagccacagaggccctttttaatacagttgtaacttcaaatggtcacaaaACAAATGGTGGCACTTCCGGTTGCACAACTTATATTTTTTCAGCTTGCAGCAATCAAATGTGGTTAGTCTGCAGTATTTCAGTTCTCACAACTAGCCAGGGCAGCAACAGATAATCAGAGTTCAACACTATCTCCATGGTCACCTTATCATCAGTTTTCACTAAATCAGTCTTCTTCAATAAAATGCTATATGAATTGTTTAGCGTTGAaggccccccacccccagtatCCCTTGGCATTtaccctttgagtgggtgccaggaggaagggctcaagagaagcagggctggccaggtcttctcctcactttctgaatcatccagtcAGGagtcgggtccaggaacctgggtcacaacactatccctcaccgcatgGGCCCTTCCccagggctgacgatcgggatgcggtcgctgggttctgctcatggaaggcctgcaccaggtcagggcatgaacgtcggaggcatctacccaggagaaatcagtcccgtatccttcCAcgcggaaagaaggaaggaggaggaaggaaggaaggaaggaagaaggaaggaaggaaggaaggaaggaaggaggaggaaggaaggaaggaaggaaggaaggaaggaggaaggaaggaggaggaggaaggaaggaggaaggaaggaggaggaaggaaggaggaggaaggaaggaaggaaggaggaggaggaaggaaggaaggaaggaggaggaaggaaggaaggaaggaggaaggaagaaggaaggaaggaggaaggaaggaagaaggaaggaagaaggaaggaaggaaagaaggaaggaaggaaggaaggaggaggaaggaaggaaagaaggaaggaaagaaggaaggaaggaaggaaggaggaggaaggaaggaagaaggaaggaaagaaggaaggaagaaggaaggaaagaaggaaggaaggaaggaggaggaaggaaggaaggaaggaggaggaaggaaggaaggaggaaggaaggaaagaaggaaggaaagaaggaaggaggaaggaagaaggaaggaaggaaggaaagaaggaaggaggaggaaggaagaaggaaggaagaaggaaggaaagaaggaaggaaagaaggaaggaaggaaggaaggaagaaggaaggaagaaggaaggaaggaaggaagaaggaaggaggaaggaaggaaggaaggaggaggaaggaaggaggaggaaggaaggaagaaggaaggaaagaaggaaggaggaggaaggaaggaagaaggaaggaagaaggaaggaagaaggaaggaggaaggaaggaaggaggaggaaggaaggagggagagggcccaagagaagcaggccttgccaggtcttctccctcactttctgaatcatccgagtccaggagtccgggtccaggaacctgggtcacaacactatccctcaccgcagggcccttcccccggggctgacgatcgggaaggcctgcaccaggtcaggggcatgaatgtcggaggcatctacccaggagaaatcagtcccgtatcccttccacgcgatcaaatattggaaacgacccttcagccagtgggagtctcgtacgctgtggacttcgtattcctccgacccgtcctcggcgacagtggtgctgttgggcacgaagggactcggtgtggcctcaggaaccagaaggaccGGTGAAAAGcaggtggatccgcatggatcgtggcagggtcagtcggtaggctacgggttgatgactgcctcgacgggAACgggcgatgaatcggtggtccaacttctttaccgggcgggacgggaggtgtttggtggagagccacaccggtctccaactgccagcgcgTTGCCCGTCGGgggcggtcagcggaccgtttgtagtcctcctttgcccgattcagctgctggacgtaccaactgttggaccgcatgcaattccgtcaggaaggtctgcgtttgggaacaggagagtccggtggtgccagaggaagagcggatggtaccccacattggcaaagaatggggtcatctgagtagaggtgtgctgagagttgttaagcaaactccgccagggacaggtagtcggcccagttgtcctgttgctggttgatgaagcaacggagatactgttccagtataccgatgaccttctctgtaccccgtcggtctccggatggtgcgatgacgacagacacctgcacctccaacgcgccatcaggctcttccagaagcgggctgtgaactgaactccggtcgaaaccaccctgtccggtagaccatgggcggaagatgtgctgcagaaagagcgggcgttttgcggctgtgggcagtccgcggcatgggatgaagtgtgccatcttggtgagcatgtccaccaccaccagcaccgtggtgaacccagagaggcggcaggtctgtcaggaagtccatagagatcgccccagggtctgtcggtgtcggcaagggctggaggagccgggagggccccgtggcggtcttggcttgccggcagtcgcaggatgtcacgtaggcatgtatatggaaagaaggaaggaggaggaaggaaggaggaggaaggaaggaggaggaaggaaggaggaggaggaggaggaggaggaaggaaggaggaggaaggaaggaaggaagaaggaaggaggaggaaggaaggaagaaggaaggaagaaggaaggaggaggaggaggaaggaaggaggaaggaaggaaggaggaaggaaggaggaggaaggaaggaaggaggaggaaggaaggaggaggaaggaaggaggaggaaggaaggaagaaggaaggaaggaggaggaaggaaggaggaggaaggaagaaggaaggaaggaagatgggaggaggaggaggaaggaaggaaggaaggaggaaggaaggaagaaggaaggaggaggaaggaaggaaggaggaggaaggaaggaaggaggaggaaggaaggaaggaaggaaggaaggaggaggaaggaaggaggaggaaggaaggaggaggaaggaaggaagaaggaaggaggaaggaaggaaagaaggaaggaaagaaggaaggaagatgggaggaggaggaggaggaggaggaggaggaaggaaggaggaaggaaggaaggaagaaggaaggaggaggaggaggaaggaaggaggaggaggaaggaaggaaggaagaaggaaggaggaaggaaggaggaggaaggaaggaggaggaaggaaggaggaaggaaggaggaggaaggaaggaaggaggaggaaggaaggaagaaggaaggaggaggaaggaaggaggaggaaggaaggaaggaggaggaaggaaggaggaaggaaggaggaaggaaggaagaaggaaggaagaaggaaggaggaaggaaggaggaggaaggaaggaggaggaaggaaggaagaaggaaggaagatgggaggaggaggaggaggaggaggaaggaaggaggaaggaaggaagaaggaaggaggaggaaggaaggaggaaggaagaaggaaggaagaaggaaggaggaggaaggaaggaggaggaaggaaggaggaggaggaggaggaggaggaggaggaggaggaggaggaaggaaggaaggaggaggaaggaaggaaggaaggaagaaggaaggaagaaggaaggaaggaggaaggaaggaggaggaaggaaggaagaaggaaggaagaaggaaggaaggagggaggaaggaaggaagatgggaggaggaggaggaggaggaggaggaggaggaggaaggaaggaaggaagaaggaaggaaggaggaaggaagaaggaaggaaggaggaaggaaggaggaggaaggaaggaagaaggaaggaaggaaagaaggaaggaggaaggaaggaagaaggaaggaggaaggaagaaggaaggaagaaggaaggaagaaggaaggaaggaggaaggaagaaggaaggaagaaggaaggaggaggaggagagagagagagagagagagagagagagagagagagagagagagagagagagagagagagagagagagagagagagagagagagagagagagagagagagagagagagagagagagagagagagagagagagagaagtgttctgtttcccttcccccaatactcccagcaaagagtccgtcagaggccttcatttttccttttatttacatagatacatgtcctggccacgtctacccacgggcctgccaagtttctggagataacgaggaaattatagataaggccagaattactcacgaatatattcttccctccattgaaacagttagctcgccaattcattagctcgcgccaactcattactttgtccaagacaaaaaccaggaagtccgcctcctatttatagtctctgcagatgtgactgcatgacaattatgacttggctttgtcccaactcttccgctccTGCGCACGGCGATCctgtctacgtaaccttgcattgctccaaaactgttcttggggcgttgccaaatcagaaggaggctccatggaatcaggctgtgccggcccctcctcctccctttgagtgggtgccagggagggaaagggctcaagagaagcagggctggccaggtcttctccctcactttctgaatcatccgagtccaggagtctgggtccaggaacctgggtcacaacactatccctcaccgcagggcccttcccccggggctgacgatcgggatgcggtcgggctgggttctgctcatggaaggcctgcaccaggtcaggggcatgaacgtcggaggcatctacccaggagaaatcagtcccgtatcccttccacgcgatcaaatattggaaacgacccttcagccagcggagtctcgtgcgctgtggacttcagattcctccgatccgtcctcggcgacagtgacgggtgctgttgggcaccgaaggggactcggtgtggcctcaggaaccagaagggaccggtgaaaaacggggtggatccgcatggatcgtggcagggtcagtcggtaggctaccgggttgatgactgcctcgacagggaacgggccgatgaatcggtggtccaacttctttaccgggcggtcggacaggaggtgtttggtggagagccacacccggtctccaactgccagcgaggcgttgcccgtcgggagcggtcggcggaccgtttgtagtcctcctttgcccgattcagctgctgacgtaccaactgttggaccgcatgcaattccgtcaggaaggtctgcgtttcgggaacaggagagtccggtggtggcAGAGGGAAGgggcgcggatggtaccccacattggcaaagaatggggtcatctgagtagaggtgtgctgagagttgttaaaagcaaactccgccagggacaggtagtcggcccagttgtcctgttgctggttgatgaagcaacggagatactgttccagtataccgatgaccttctctgtacccccgtcggtctccggatggtgcgatgacgacagacatacctgcacctccaacgcggccatcaggctcttccagaagcgggctgtgaactgaactccggtccgaaaccaccctgtccggtagaccatggaggcggaagatgtgctgcagaaagaggcgggcgttttgcggctgtgggcaggccgcggcatgggatgaagtgtgccatgttggtgagcat
This DNA window, taken from Ahaetulla prasina isolate Xishuangbanna chromosome 8, ASM2864084v1, whole genome shotgun sequence, encodes the following:
- the LOC131202820 gene encoding trichohyalin-like, whose protein sequence is EEEGRRRKEGRRKEGGGRKEEEGRRKEGRWEEEEEGRKEGGRKEEGRRRKEGRRRKEGRRRKEGRKEGRRRKEGGGRKEEEGRKKEGGRKERRKERRKEDGRRRRRRRRRKEGGRKEGRRKEEEEEGRRRRKEGRKKEGGRKEEEGRRRKEGGRKEEEGRKEEEGRKKEGGGRKEEEGRKEEEGRRKEGGRKEEGRKKEGGRKEEEGRRRKEGRRKEDGRRRRRRRKEEEGRKEEEGRKEGRRKEEGRKEEGRRRKEGRRKEEGRKEGGRKEDGRRRRRRRRRRRKEGRKKEGRRKEEGRKEEGRRRKEGRRKEGKKEGGRKEEGRRKEEGRKKEGRRKEGGRKKEGRRKEEEERERERERERERERERERERERERERERERERERERERERER